The following coding sequences are from one bacterium SCSIO 12741 window:
- a CDS encoding MarR family transcriptional regulator — MDPTNLNSNLGYLITSTAAAMHSLMQSRLTEAGIDIPFEQLRTLAFLCKNPGINQQEMADCLNKTKPGISRLVDQLEKKDLIRREEDGEDRRNKIIFVTDKGVEARDQFIPYAKKELLLIDDKLGGEEAQVLKDSLIKLKSILHEIK, encoded by the coding sequence ATGGATCCTACTAATTTAAATTCCAATCTGGGTTACCTGATTACCTCGACGGCGGCGGCTATGCATTCGTTGATGCAGTCCAGGCTTACCGAGGCAGGCATTGATATACCTTTTGAGCAACTGAGGACCCTGGCCTTTTTGTGTAAAAATCCGGGAATAAACCAGCAGGAGATGGCCGATTGCTTGAACAAAACAAAGCCAGGAATCTCCCGATTGGTTGATCAATTGGAAAAGAAAGACCTGATCCGCCGCGAAGAAGATGGTGAGGATCGACGCAACAAAATCATTTTTGTAACCGACAAGGGTGTTGAAGCCCGCGACCAATTCATTCCTTACGCCAAAAAGGAACTCCTACTTATCGATGACAAGCTGGGTGGAGAAGAAGCCCAGGTTCTCAAAGATTCCCTGATCAAATTAAAATCCATTCTACACGAAATCAAATAA
- a CDS encoding HlyD family efflux transporter periplasmic adaptor subunit — MRNRIVTISIGIIVVLLGLYLSGFLASQKERPERNDAGSKAPVVLVRKIQNDSIPNRIDVSGKLVARKRVELFSEVQGILLSSSREFKEGATFTQGEEVLKIDSSEYYLNLMAAKSSYLNLLVQLGPDIKYDFPDAYESWQAYVGSIDLNKPLPPLPETEDAKRRNFLTSRDVYNRYYTIKSQEEHLSKYSIYAPFNGMLSEGNLEPGAMIRVGQRLGTLIQPGEYELEAAVNANDASLIHLGDQVVLHSEDLPGEWIGTVKRKSASIDQTTQTLKVFVQLKGENLREGMYLTGSVITDDFPNAVEVPRELMVDLNKMYLVQDSLLILSEVNLIKIGKNRVVISGLKDGDVILNQVYSAAYNGMKVSPKQIAK, encoded by the coding sequence ATGAGAAACAGAATTGTAACCATAAGCATTGGAATTATCGTGGTGTTATTGGGCCTATATCTTTCCGGATTTTTGGCCAGTCAGAAGGAACGTCCAGAAAGGAATGATGCAGGGAGTAAGGCTCCTGTGGTTCTGGTACGAAAAATTCAAAACGATTCCATCCCCAATCGCATTGACGTAAGCGGTAAGTTGGTGGCCCGTAAGCGGGTTGAGTTGTTTTCTGAAGTTCAGGGTATTCTGCTTTCTTCCTCGCGGGAATTTAAGGAAGGAGCCACTTTTACCCAAGGTGAAGAAGTGCTCAAAATTGACAGTTCGGAGTATTATTTGAATCTAATGGCGGCTAAATCGAGCTACCTGAATTTGTTGGTGCAGCTTGGCCCCGATATCAAATATGATTTTCCAGATGCTTACGAAAGCTGGCAGGCCTATGTAGGTTCGATTGACCTGAATAAGCCGTTGCCGCCACTTCCGGAAACCGAAGATGCTAAGCGTCGCAACTTTTTGACATCCCGGGATGTGTACAATCGTTACTACACCATCAAAAGTCAGGAAGAGCATTTGTCGAAGTACAGCATCTATGCACCTTTCAATGGAATGCTGAGTGAAGGAAACCTCGAACCGGGTGCTATGATTCGTGTTGGACAGCGTCTCGGAACTTTGATTCAACCGGGTGAATATGAGTTGGAGGCAGCTGTAAACGCCAACGATGCTTCATTGATCCATTTGGGTGATCAGGTGGTCCTGCATTCAGAAGATCTCCCAGGCGAATGGATAGGAACGGTAAAACGTAAGAGTGCCAGTATTGATCAAACCACGCAGACCTTGAAGGTTTTTGTTCAGCTGAAGGGTGAAAATCTGAGAGAAGGTATGTACCTCACAGGAAGTGTGATAACCGACGATTTTCCGAATGCCGTGGAAGTGCCAAGAGAGCTGATGGTAGATCTTAATAAAATGTACCTCGTGCAAGATTCTTTGTTGATTCTATCCGAAGTCAATTTGATCAAGATTGGCAAAAATCGGGTGGTGATCTCCGGATTAAAAGATGGTGATGTCATCCTAAATCAGGTGTACAGCGCCGCCTACAATGGAATGAAGGTTTCACCCAAACAAATAGCTAAGTAA
- a CDS encoding TolC family protein — MKQSLIVGLLSLLVFSGQAQIVGLDQVMQLALEHNHNIRVFQNNVLIAENNADRGNAGQLPTVNLQGGANYSNNNTKLELLGVPEPIEVNGAESFNYNGSVGVNWTIFDGMAMFKNYKKLVLMYDLENVKTRASVEATLIQVVNTYYLAANAANNVEVARQSVQISQDRTNRAEAKFESGGSSSIDYLSAKVDLNSDSVTLANAEAQLLQFSEQLNMLTGYKLPSKFEIDMDVDIVETMSLEELEKNAFENNAQLLNAEYNKLVAEKDLELANSTYMPVIALNGSYGINGANNEVGNLLESRNTGLTGGVTLVYPIFQANQRKIRANNARVQYESFQELQLLAKDQLTMDLRNAWVEYEKDKTVLKMEESNLRNAEANFSRTRELYQIGKVTNTQFRDAQLNYLRAQVRIVSSKYEVRTSEFELLRLSGLLIQKK; from the coding sequence ATGAAACAGAGTTTGATAGTAGGATTATTAAGTCTGCTTGTGTTTTCGGGCCAGGCGCAAATAGTGGGATTAGACCAAGTCATGCAATTGGCCTTGGAGCATAACCACAACATTCGTGTTTTTCAAAACAATGTACTCATTGCTGAGAACAATGCTGATCGGGGAAATGCCGGACAATTACCAACCGTTAATCTTCAAGGTGGAGCGAACTATTCGAACAACAACACCAAGCTGGAGCTTTTGGGTGTTCCCGAACCTATTGAGGTTAATGGGGCGGAGTCCTTCAACTACAACGGATCTGTAGGTGTGAACTGGACCATTTTTGATGGAATGGCCATGTTTAAGAACTACAAGAAATTGGTGTTGATGTATGATTTGGAAAACGTGAAGACCCGGGCATCCGTAGAGGCTACTTTGATTCAAGTGGTCAATACGTATTACCTGGCTGCCAATGCCGCCAACAATGTAGAAGTGGCTCGTCAGTCCGTTCAGATATCCCAGGATAGAACCAATCGGGCAGAGGCCAAATTTGAGTCAGGCGGAAGCAGCAGTATCGATTACTTGAGTGCCAAAGTGGACTTAAATAGTGATAGCGTTACATTGGCCAATGCCGAAGCTCAGTTGCTGCAGTTTAGCGAGCAGCTCAATATGCTTACCGGTTACAAGCTTCCCTCCAAATTTGAAATTGACATGGACGTGGATATCGTAGAAACCATGTCTTTGGAAGAGCTGGAAAAGAATGCCTTTGAAAACAACGCTCAGTTGCTGAATGCCGAATACAACAAATTGGTTGCCGAGAAAGACCTGGAATTGGCCAACAGTACCTATATGCCGGTTATTGCTTTAAACGGAAGCTATGGGATAAACGGAGCCAACAACGAGGTGGGTAACCTACTTGAGAGTCGGAATACTGGGCTTACCGGAGGGGTAACATTGGTGTACCCCATCTTTCAGGCTAATCAGCGGAAAATTCGGGCCAATAATGCCAGGGTTCAGTACGAGAGCTTTCAGGAGCTACAACTTTTGGCCAAGGATCAGTTGACCATGGATTTAAGAAATGCCTGGGTAGAATATGAAAAGGACAAGACCGTGCTCAAAATGGAAGAAAGTAACCTGCGAAATGCAGAGGCAAATTTCTCCCGAACACGTGAGTTGTACCAAATCGGTAAAGTGACGAATACCCAGTTTAGGGATGCTCAGCTGAATTACCTAAGAGCACAAGTAAGAATTGTAAGCAGCAAATACGAGGTAAGAACCAGTGAGTTTGAACTTTTGAGGCTTTCAGGGCTTTTGATACAGAAGAAGTAG
- a CDS encoding histidine kinase gives MNRISRWQQKTSNPWLKAMIGGLPVLMWVNLVRLAFAILIIILNETLASGSTGAFVYEAFALTEWNIVILVVINTIFLAEYFLHRSGFLKKGTVKILGTIFGFFLAGMFIDFCYQIIGPYFDIEYDISLNYFEIELPAYMTNTVNYTLLGIVASVPVLMQHQRTEKHRLELKVKELEMFRLEQLKDKAKLESLHARINPHFLYNSLNSIVSLVHLDADKAEEMILALSELFRYSLHSSKGNYATVEEELKMARIYLDIEKIRFGDQLKFVLISDTAARKFLIPKFIIQPLVENAIKHGTSHVEKGEITLEVKLDDDKLYLTITDNGPDFKPQFATGYGLLSVQEKLDLLFPGSAKIEIVPADPKKITLTFSQLVTDESAL, from the coding sequence ATGAACAGAATTTCCAGATGGCAGCAAAAAACTTCCAATCCGTGGCTCAAGGCCATGATTGGAGGTTTGCCCGTCTTGATGTGGGTGAATTTAGTGAGGCTGGCATTTGCCATTCTGATTATCATTCTCAATGAGACCTTGGCAAGTGGGAGCACCGGCGCATTCGTTTATGAAGCATTTGCCCTCACAGAATGGAACATAGTCATACTCGTTGTGATCAATACCATTTTTCTGGCGGAGTATTTTTTACACCGGTCAGGTTTTTTGAAAAAAGGGACGGTGAAGATATTGGGAACCATTTTCGGTTTCTTTCTGGCCGGCATGTTCATTGATTTTTGCTACCAGATTATTGGACCCTATTTTGATATTGAATACGACATAAGTCTAAATTATTTTGAAATCGAATTGCCCGCTTATATGACCAATACTGTAAACTATACGCTTCTGGGTATTGTGGCCTCCGTACCGGTTCTCATGCAGCATCAGCGCACCGAGAAACACCGGCTGGAGCTTAAGGTTAAGGAACTCGAAATGTTTCGCTTGGAACAATTGAAGGACAAGGCCAAGCTGGAATCGCTTCATGCTCGGATCAATCCTCACTTTCTCTACAATTCCTTAAACTCGATTGTGTCTCTCGTGCACCTTGATGCCGATAAAGCCGAAGAAATGATTTTGGCCTTGTCAGAATTGTTTCGGTACAGCCTTCACTCGTCAAAAGGAAACTATGCAACCGTTGAAGAAGAGTTGAAAATGGCTCGAATTTATCTCGACATAGAAAAGATTCGATTTGGAGATCAGTTGAAATTTGTTTTGATTTCCGACACGGCTGCTCGTAAGTTCTTAATTCCAAAATTCATCATTCAGCCCTTGGTGGAAAATGCCATCAAGCATGGGACATCCCATGTAGAGAAAGGAGAAATTACTTTGGAAGTGAAGCTCGATGATGATAAACTCTATCTAACGATTACCGATAATGGTCCTGATTTTAAACCTCAGTTTGCTACCGGATATGGACTATTGAGCGTACAAGAAAAACTGGATCTCCTGTTTCCTGGCTCAGCCAAAATCGAAATCGTGCCTGCCGACCCCAAAAAAATTACCCTTACTTTTTCTCAATTAGTTACTGATGAATCTGCCCTATAA
- a CDS encoding serine hydrolase encodes MKTKLLTLLVLVLFSFTSKAQMSAYLADTLDALFHQRADLLKMKGIGASVVFPDGSVWTATHGNKGTDSLTPDLLFEIGSNTKSMTAAAVLLLVEEGKLSLEDSIGMYLPPIKNMPGNATIRQVLAHTSGMATFELHPDFYPFVNQNWTSRIDPDSVLYKYLDVPNFKPGAKWAYSNSGYTAAGLIIEKVSGMSYQQFLREKLFDRLGLGDTYLSFYERYATENHVGVWWPDGTYDSIPSTSFLTAAWAAGGVIATPADFGRWCQSLFGGQLLKSSSLQEMTDTKPTGTGWNYGLGVMKRSYKGRDYYSHGGTTLQHSAMEYSIESDFSVAVIGIETDKAGQPVQMANFLIDLMESELPNVPVTFLGEDELTDSQLTLNVYPNPAVDQVTIETSQERAAQISVYSTSGELIYETYSDFGRAVLLREELGSGMFIARVINPENGQVFHNRFLFK; translated from the coding sequence ATGAAAACAAAACTTCTCACTCTACTCGTCCTTGTCCTTTTTTCTTTTACCTCCAAAGCTCAAATGAGCGCCTACCTGGCCGACACCTTGGATGCTCTGTTTCACCAACGCGCTGATTTACTTAAAATGAAAGGAATTGGAGCTTCGGTAGTTTTTCCGGATGGAAGTGTTTGGACTGCCACTCATGGCAACAAAGGAACTGACTCGCTAACTCCTGATCTCTTGTTTGAAATAGGTAGCAATACCAAATCCATGACCGCTGCGGCTGTGTTGTTGTTGGTTGAAGAAGGTAAGTTGTCTTTAGAAGATAGTATTGGAATGTATCTGCCACCCATCAAGAATATGCCTGGCAATGCCACCATTCGCCAAGTTCTGGCCCATACAAGTGGCATGGCGACTTTTGAATTGCACCCCGATTTTTACCCCTTTGTTAACCAAAACTGGACTTCTCGAATTGATCCTGACAGTGTGTTATACAAATACCTTGACGTTCCGAATTTTAAGCCAGGGGCCAAGTGGGCTTACTCCAACTCCGGGTATACTGCAGCTGGGTTGATTATTGAAAAAGTAAGTGGAATGAGCTATCAGCAGTTCCTACGAGAAAAGCTCTTTGATCGCTTAGGTCTGGGTGACACTTATTTATCTTTTTATGAGCGCTACGCTACAGAGAATCATGTGGGTGTTTGGTGGCCTGACGGTACTTACGATTCCATTCCGTCCACTTCATTTTTGACTGCGGCTTGGGCTGCAGGAGGTGTAATTGCCACGCCGGCTGATTTTGGAAGATGGTGTCAATCCTTGTTTGGCGGTCAGCTTTTAAAGTCTTCTTCCTTACAGGAAATGACTGATACTAAGCCCACAGGAACGGGTTGGAATTATGGTCTGGGTGTGATGAAACGCAGCTACAAGGGCCGTGATTATTACAGCCATGGTGGAACTACTCTTCAGCATAGTGCCATGGAGTATAGTATTGAAAGTGATTTTAGTGTAGCTGTTATCGGAATAGAAACAGATAAGGCCGGTCAACCTGTACAAATGGCCAACTTTCTGATTGATTTGATGGAAAGTGAATTGCCGAATGTTCCGGTAACCTTTTTGGGTGAAGACGAGCTTACCGATTCTCAACTGACCCTAAATGTGTATCCGAATCCAGCTGTTGATCAAGTTACGATTGAAACTTCTCAAGAAAGAGCTGCTCAGATCAGCGTTTATTCTACTTCTGGTGAATTGATTTACGAAACATACTCAGACTTTGGACGAGCTGTGTTGTTAAGAGAAGAATTGGGTTCAGGAATGTTCATTGCTCGGGTTATTAACCCTGAAAATGGGCAGGTTTTTCATAATCGATTTTTGTTTAAATAA
- a CDS encoding serine hydrolase, with protein sequence MKTKLFSLLILILCTVSSKAQMSAYLADTLSALFHQRASSLQMKGIGAAIVFPDGSIWTDSHGKQGTKDLTPDLLYDIGSNTKSMTAAAMLLLVEDGKVTLDDTIGQYLPAINHVRGDITIRQLLEHTSGMYSYTEHPNFVPWLNANWANPLPSDSILPRFLQQPDFAPGTDWSYSNSGYVAAAMIIEKASGKSYHQFLRERIFDPLGLEDTYLAHYENYTKDYSGVWFPDGSFDDKVPVAMLTSAWSAGGVIATPADFAKWCHQLFGGQLLSQKSFDQLTDTKVRPNGWNYGLGIIKSRILGREYYGHGGTTLQHSAMQYSVESDFSVATIGLEADKSNQPVIMASILIGLMESELPNVPRTFLSTDGAEKEREFEARIYPMPATEQVFIETAAPAHIEVSVYSTSGALVLEAESESGTLQLLQSEIGSGLFIAEIQNKETGEILHQRILFK encoded by the coding sequence ATGAAAACGAAATTATTCTCTCTATTAATTCTGATCCTTTGTACTGTTTCATCCAAGGCTCAGATGAGTGCCTACCTGGCAGATACTTTAAGCGCATTGTTTCACCAACGGGCCAGCTCTCTACAAATGAAAGGAATTGGAGCCGCCATCGTATTTCCCGATGGAAGCATTTGGACTGATTCTCATGGCAAACAGGGAACCAAAGACCTAACTCCTGATTTGCTTTATGACATTGGAAGCAACACAAAGTCTATGACAGCCGCAGCCATGTTGTTGCTAGTAGAAGACGGAAAGGTTACTTTGGATGATACCATTGGTCAGTATTTACCGGCCATCAATCACGTCCGGGGAGACATTACCATTCGCCAACTATTGGAGCATACCAGTGGAATGTACAGCTACACCGAACATCCCAATTTTGTACCTTGGCTCAATGCCAACTGGGCGAATCCGCTTCCTTCAGATAGCATTCTGCCTCGGTTTTTGCAGCAACCGGATTTCGCACCAGGTACCGATTGGTCCTACTCGAACTCAGGCTATGTTGCTGCTGCCATGATTATTGAGAAAGCAAGTGGTAAGTCCTACCATCAATTTTTGAGAGAGCGCATTTTTGATCCACTCGGTCTTGAGGATACCTATTTGGCGCATTATGAGAATTATACAAAAGACTATTCCGGTGTTTGGTTTCCTGACGGATCCTTTGATGATAAGGTTCCTGTAGCGATGTTGACCTCAGCCTGGTCGGCCGGTGGAGTAATAGCTACTCCAGCCGATTTTGCCAAGTGGTGCCACCAATTGTTTGGAGGACAACTATTAAGTCAGAAGTCCTTCGATCAACTAACCGATACCAAAGTACGCCCCAACGGATGGAATTATGGATTGGGGATTATAAAAAGTAGAATTCTGGGAAGGGAATACTACGGACATGGGGGAACAACCCTTCAACACAGTGCTATGCAGTACAGTGTAGAAAGTGATTTCAGCGTGGCGACCATCGGCCTGGAAGCAGATAAAAGCAATCAACCTGTGATAATGGCCAGCATTTTGATTGGTTTGATGGAAAGCGAATTGCCCAATGTTCCAAGAACCTTCTTAAGTACCGATGGTGCCGAAAAAGAAAGGGAGTTTGAAGCTCGTATTTATCCGATGCCCGCTACCGAGCAGGTCTTTATCGAAACTGCTGCACCTGCCCATATTGAAGTGAGCGTGTATTCTACCAGTGGAGCACTTGTTCTTGAGGCGGAATCGGAATCAGGAACCCTACAATTACTTCAATCAGAAATAGGGTCAGGGCTTTTTATTGCCGAAATCCAGAATAAGGAGACCGGAGAAATCCTGCATCAACGTATCCTTTTTAAGTAA
- a CDS encoding efflux RND transporter permease subunit produces MRSLIAYFIRYPITGNVLMFLILIFGGFGLLSWKKTFFPVSESRIILVEATYPGSSPEEIEKGIVLKIEDKLRGVTGVERISSVSQENRGVITVEVLKEYDTDLVLQDVKNAVNSIPSFPDEMEPPVMYKREALSFAISFSLSGEVDLRTLKQFAQKAESDLLGIDGISKVELSGFPDEEIEIALREQDLQAYNLTFTQVSDAVRRANLETTGGKLKGSREELNIRAVAKGYYADDLRDIVVKTQRDGRIVRLGDVANVQDIWADNPNRNFLNREPSVVVTVRNTIEEDILQIADDVKVYVDDFNEKNDVVKATVVRDGSVTLNERIDLLAKNGLIGFILVLIFLACFLHIRLAFWVALSIPISFMGMFLIGAFSAVTINVISLFGMILVVGILVDDGIVIGENIYKQYERGKPALQAAIDGTMQVLPAVFSAILTTAVAFSTFFFMDGRLGEFAPDMAFVVISTLAFSLVEGALILPAHIAHSRALSPKATKNALEKVFDRTMNYLRDKIYAPILEFSLHNWVLALSIPTALFFITIGAMNGGIIRRTIFPSIEQDFITVTLEMPSGTREYITEGSLRKIEAAAWAVSDSISKTREDSGQVIENVLVKLGPGANAGEVSIRLMTTEQRNMKSFTISNLISRQVGPMYEAEKLSFGIQTPFGKPVSVSLLGNNLEELSQAKNELKSELKKLTSLKDVIDTDKEGPREIRIKLKEKAYLLGLRLQDVVTQVRQGYFGQEVQRLQRGLDEVKVWVRFDLRDRASLDRLENMRIRTADGMEIPFREIAEYELEKGIVAINHLDGRREVRIEADIADPDVSASDMIAEIKDNILPDLLQKYPSISVSYEGQSKEQQKMGRSAVKVIPIILILMAAIIILTFRSFLQTLAVFLTIPFGFIGVGWGHWFHDQAISMLSMFGVIALIGVMVNDSLVFVSRTNELIKETGDVMKAIFEAGRSRFRPIILTSVTTVAGLAPLILETSFQAQFLIPMAISVAYGLMIATYTTLIVLPVLLVMINRFRMFGFWSWNGIWPSREQVEPAHKELKNENEKLS; encoded by the coding sequence GTGAGAAGCCTGATAGCCTATTTCATACGTTACCCGATAACCGGGAACGTATTGATGTTTCTGATTCTAATTTTCGGTGGATTTGGTTTGCTTTCTTGGAAAAAAACCTTCTTTCCTGTATCAGAGAGTAGAATCATTTTGGTGGAAGCCACCTATCCTGGATCATCTCCGGAAGAGATTGAAAAGGGAATTGTTTTAAAAATTGAGGACAAGCTACGCGGGGTAACCGGTGTAGAGAGAATATCTTCCGTTTCCCAGGAGAATCGGGGTGTGATCACCGTGGAAGTTCTTAAGGAGTACGACACCGATCTGGTGCTGCAGGATGTTAAGAATGCGGTTAATAGTATTCCCTCCTTTCCCGATGAGATGGAACCTCCGGTCATGTACAAACGAGAGGCTCTGAGTTTTGCCATCTCCTTTTCGCTAAGTGGGGAAGTAGACTTACGCACCTTGAAGCAGTTCGCTCAAAAGGCCGAAAGTGATCTGCTCGGCATCGATGGAATTTCGAAAGTCGAGCTATCTGGTTTTCCCGATGAGGAAATTGAGATTGCCCTTAGGGAGCAAGATCTGCAGGCCTACAACTTAACATTCACTCAAGTAAGTGATGCCGTAAGAAGGGCGAATCTTGAAACAACAGGAGGAAAGCTTAAAGGAAGTCGGGAAGAGCTGAATATCCGGGCCGTAGCCAAAGGTTACTACGCCGATGATCTTCGTGACATTGTGGTAAAAACACAACGTGATGGTCGTATCGTTCGCCTGGGTGACGTGGCCAACGTACAAGACATTTGGGCTGATAACCCCAACCGAAACTTTTTGAATAGAGAACCTTCGGTAGTGGTGACCGTCCGGAATACCATTGAGGAAGACATTCTTCAAATTGCCGATGATGTAAAAGTTTACGTCGACGATTTCAACGAAAAGAATGATGTGGTCAAAGCTACCGTGGTTAGGGATGGTTCTGTCACCTTGAATGAGCGTATCGACCTGCTGGCCAAAAACGGATTAATCGGGTTTATCCTCGTATTGATTTTCCTGGCTTGTTTCCTTCATATTCGATTGGCTTTTTGGGTGGCTCTGAGTATTCCCATCAGTTTTATGGGAATGTTCCTTATTGGAGCCTTCAGCGCGGTGACGATCAATGTTATTTCTCTTTTCGGAATGATTCTCGTTGTGGGTATCCTGGTGGATGATGGTATCGTAATCGGAGAAAATATCTACAAACAATATGAACGTGGAAAGCCGGCTCTTCAGGCGGCTATTGATGGAACCATGCAAGTATTGCCGGCAGTATTTTCCGCTATTTTAACGACTGCAGTGGCCTTTTCTACCTTCTTCTTTATGGATGGTCGTCTGGGTGAATTTGCTCCCGATATGGCCTTTGTAGTGATTTCAACGTTGGCCTTTTCTCTGGTAGAAGGTGCATTGATTCTTCCGGCACATATTGCTCACTCCAGAGCCCTTAGCCCTAAGGCTACAAAAAATGCTCTGGAAAAGGTCTTTGACCGGACGATGAATTATTTGCGGGACAAGATTTATGCTCCCATTCTTGAGTTCTCACTGCACAATTGGGTTTTGGCCCTCTCTATTCCAACAGCGTTATTTTTCATAACCATTGGTGCCATGAATGGTGGAATAATTCGTCGGACCATTTTTCCTTCAATTGAGCAGGATTTTATTACCGTAACCCTGGAAATGCCTTCCGGTACACGTGAATATATTACCGAAGGATCCCTTCGCAAAATTGAAGCTGCGGCCTGGGCAGTAAGCGACTCGATTAGTAAGACCCGGGAAGACTCCGGTCAGGTTATCGAAAATGTTTTGGTGAAATTAGGCCCTGGCGCCAATGCGGGTGAAGTTAGCATTCGATTGATGACCACCGAGCAGCGGAACATGAAGAGTTTTACCATTTCCAATTTGATTAGTCGCCAGGTAGGTCCGATGTATGAGGCAGAAAAGTTATCATTTGGAATCCAAACTCCTTTTGGAAAGCCAGTTTCAGTTTCTCTTTTGGGGAATAACCTCGAAGAACTGAGTCAGGCGAAAAACGAACTCAAATCCGAGTTAAAGAAACTCACCTCGTTGAAAGATGTGATTGATACCGACAAAGAAGGACCTCGGGAAATCCGAATCAAATTGAAAGAAAAGGCCTATTTGCTTGGGTTACGTCTTCAGGATGTAGTGACTCAGGTTCGGCAGGGTTATTTTGGTCAGGAAGTGCAACGTTTGCAACGTGGATTGGATGAGGTAAAAGTATGGGTAAGATTCGATTTGCGCGACCGGGCTTCCCTCGATCGATTGGAAAACATGCGTATCCGTACAGCTGACGGCATGGAAATTCCTTTCCGGGAGATTGCCGAATATGAGTTAGAAAAAGGAATTGTGGCCATCAATCACCTGGATGGAAGAAGAGAGGTTCGTATCGAAGCCGATATCGCCGATCCCGATGTTTCTGCGTCCGATATGATCGCTGAAATCAAGGATAATATTTTGCCGGATCTTCTTCAGAAGTACCCCAGTATTTCAGTGTCGTACGAAGGCCAGAGTAAGGAACAGCAAAAAATGGGACGCTCAGCAGTCAAGGTGATACCGATTATCTTGATTTTGATGGCAGCTATCATCATCTTAACCTTCCGCTCCTTCTTGCAAACCTTAGCCGTTTTTCTCACCATTCCCTTTGGCTTTATTGGAGTAGGTTGGGGACACTGGTTCCACGATCAGGCGATTAGTATGCTATCTATGTTTGGAGTGATCGCCCTCATTGGAGTCATGGTGAATGATAGCTTGGTGTTTGTGAGTAGAACCAACGAACTGATCAAGGAAACCGGAGATGTGATGAAAGCCATTTTCGAAGCTGGTCGCTCTCGATTCCGGCCGATTATTCTAACCTCCGTTACCACGGTAGCTGGATTGGCTCCTTTGATTTTGGAAACATCCTTTCAAGCTCAATTTCTTATTCCTATGGCCATTTCAGTCGCCTACGGTTTGATGATTGCCACCTATACCACCTTAATCGTTCTTCCCGTATTGCTGGTCATGATCAATCGATTTAGGATGTTTGGTTTCTGGAGCTGGAATGGAATTTGGCCCAGTCGCGAACAGGTAGAGCCGGCGCATAAAGAATTGAAAAATGAAAACGAAAAACTTTCCTAA
- a CDS encoding response regulator transcription factor — MNLPYKALIIDDEKLARHRLREMLKPYQEWVEVIGEAENGKKGLEQIEELQPDLLFLDIQMPVMSGFEMLQHLKQSPKIIFVTAFEEYALKAFEQNSIDYLLKPIVKSRLAITMEKLKEQSRYGQWSANTIMELVEANRPAQKLQSLSVMVGDRLVILKLNELVYFKAEDKYVTVYLKNGKTHLLNKSLTRLEKELPADFLRIHRTYMINRNYALEMRRGFNYKWSVVMDHEEGVSLPCGNSYVNDLKESFGSS, encoded by the coding sequence ATGAATCTGCCCTATAAAGCTCTGATTATTGACGACGAAAAACTCGCTCGACATCGATTGCGGGAAATGTTGAAGCCTTACCAGGAGTGGGTGGAGGTAATTGGTGAAGCTGAAAATGGCAAAAAGGGATTAGAGCAGATCGAAGAACTTCAACCCGACCTCCTGTTTCTTGACATTCAAATGCCGGTTATGTCTGGTTTTGAGATGCTGCAACACCTGAAGCAATCCCCCAAGATCATTTTTGTAACAGCCTTTGAAGAATATGCGCTAAAGGCTTTTGAGCAAAATTCCATCGACTATTTGTTAAAGCCCATAGTCAAGTCCCGTTTGGCGATAACCATGGAAAAACTGAAAGAGCAATCCCGTTATGGTCAGTGGTCGGCAAATACCATTATGGAACTGGTAGAGGCAAATCGGCCGGCTCAAAAACTTCAATCCCTATCGGTGATGGTAGGGGACCGCTTGGTTATCCTAAAATTGAATGAGTTGGTCTACTTCAAAGCTGAGGACAAATACGTCACAGTCTATTTGAAAAATGGAAAAACTCATTTGCTCAATAAGTCCCTAACGCGATTGGAGAAGGAACTGCCAGCCGACTTTTTACGGATACATCGCACCTACATGATCAACCGTAATTATGCGCTGGAAATGCGCCGTGGCTTCAACTATAAATGGTCCGTGGTGATGGATCATGAAGAGGGCGTTTCTCTGCCCTGTGGCAACAGCTATGTGAATGACCTAAAGGAAAGTTTCGGAAGTTCCTAA